Proteins encoded by one window of Deltaproteobacteria bacterium:
- a CDS encoding TraR/DksA family transcriptional regulator, which yields MEELTEAQIQELAGDLRGLLTSLKSLLESSKDSTQAVEPDRAIGRLTRMDAIQQQSMAKANRATYQLRLQQAQQALRNLEADDYGYCRRCDEEIGYRRLKAKPETPFCVNCQSASEGRG from the coding sequence GTGGAAGAATTGACAGAGGCACAGATTCAGGAGCTTGCGGGCGATCTTCGCGGCCTTCTCACGAGCCTAAAAAGCCTACTGGAATCAAGCAAAGACAGCACCCAAGCCGTGGAACCCGACCGCGCCATCGGCCGGCTCACCCGAATGGATGCGATTCAGCAGCAGAGTATGGCCAAGGCTAACCGGGCAACCTATCAGCTCAGGCTTCAGCAGGCTCAGCAAGCTCTGCGCAACCTTGAGGCGGATGACTATGGGTATTGCCGGCGCTGCGATGAGGAGATTGGTTACCGGAGGCTCAAGGCCAAACCAGAAACCCCATTTTGTGTGAATTGTCAGTCGGCGTCTGAGGGCAGGGGCTAA